The DNA sequence CCACCAATCCGCGTGCGGCGAACCTGCCTAAGAAACCATTCACTACCACCCCGCTCTCGCTGCTGCCCTCCTCGAAATCCAACAGGTGTTTGTATTCCTCCGTGTCAATCGCCGTGGCCACCACCACACAGCGCTCCTTGCCCGGAAAAATGCCGTCAAAGTACACCGCCACCACGTCGATGGCGGCCAGATCCCGCGCACGGAACGCCGCGAGGAACTCGTTGCTGCGCGCATTCCAGGCGGTGGCCACCGTGCCCTTCCTCGTCCCGGTCATCTTGCCAACACCGGAACTGGAGGCCCGTGGCACATGCCTCAAGAATCGCATCAAAAATCCCCTTGCTGCTTCGGATTTCCGCGTAGGTGTTGAGCCGCACCTCGCGCTCCTTGCCTTCCTCCTGCATCCTTCGGACCCGTCGTCTTGCAATCGGCTCCTTGCCTGAACTCGCCGTGATCGTCACGGGTTCGGTGCCCCCTCGCCGGTAAATCCCGTTGTCCGGGAGGTGACTCTCACCGCACAAATCCGTGAGCTCTGAGCGATAATCTCCAAATGCCCATCGCGCACAATCATGCGGATCCGCTCCTTGAAAACTCCCTTGAAATCCTCAATCCCGGCCGGCACCGGGGCCCAGGTCAGCTTCCCAGTATCTGGTGAATCAGGGTCACGAAAGAAACGATGGGCTTGTCGCCTTTTCGGGCGATGATGTAGTTGAGTGCGATTTGACATTATGCACTTGGAACAAGTATGCGATAGTCAACTGTGGCCAAACCATCGGTTCCAAGAAATTGGTCACAGGCAAGAGTGAGATCGACCTCCGCATGGGAAGGTGCCTTTTCTCCGGGCCCGACATCCACGAGCGGCACGCGGACCATTTTTCTGGTCTTATTGAAATATACTTCGATCAAGGCTGAAAGCCGCTTGTCGTTGTCCTGCCAGTTGTTGCCGAAAACGGCAGACATGATTGAAATTTTAACCGAGCCTCCAACCACTTCACTATCAGTCTGCACCGTCCCCATCGTTGGAGAACCTGTACCTTCGTCCTGCTTGTCGCCTTTACCGAACCGCGTTGCCTTCACTTTTTTCACAGCGGTGGCAGTAAAACCGGCTGGAACTGTGGTGGGAATGCCATCAACGTCGAGAAATAGCGCCCCGTCGGGTAAGTGCCGTCCTCGATATGAGTAACTTTCTTGGCGCACCGCAAAGGACTTGCCCTTTTGAACTCGCCGCCATTGGCCGGTGAGCGTCCCATTGAGACCATCCGAACGCACGGCTCGAAGTTGTTCGGTGGCGTCCACAACGATGGTCCCGTCGTCAAACAGTTGTGATTTCCCGAGCAATCCAGTCGTCTTTGAACTGCCATTCTCGTTGCCTGAACTCGATGCAGATGTTCGAAAGGGTTCCGTTTGGCCGACGGGTCTAGCTCCCGGACCGGGATTCATTGGATCAACTCCGCTGCCCTGTGGTATGACCTCGGGTACCTGAGGGGGCTCCAGAACAAGCATTGCAACGTCGAGGGACTTGATGGTCTTATCGTCAATCTCGCCGGTGACATCTAGCTTGTTGTCACTTTGAAAGGCTCTGACCGCGGCAACCGTCTTGGGACCGTAAAAACCGCGAAGGTTTGAATTTCCCTTAAAGTCGATGCCGTAATTGGGGTGCCCCGCAAGTGCCAATGCCTTGAGTGCGTCCTGCACAGGCCCTGTTCCATTGACCTTAATTGGCGATTGCGAAAGCACGATATTGCCCGAAACCACTGCTTCCAGTACCGGATCTCCAGAAAATGTAGCACTCTTCAATTTGAACTTAATTGGATATCCTGGATGGCTGCTTTCGTCATACGGCGCGGGTTTGGGAACATCCCCCATTCCGCTACGTTTGCTTAGGTAGTGTGCCAGCAGCGAACCTAGCCAGCGAAGCCGGGGCTTTAACCATTGCGCCTGGCGCAGGCTGTTCAAATCTCCGAATTCAATCAAAAACTCCGCGTCGCTGGTGAATGTGTGGCTGAACCCATAGTAATGATGTTCGTCTTCGGTGAAATTGTCCTCCCGCCATGTTTCATTGAATGGGAAAAACTCTTTGTAAAGTGATTTCCATACGTTTGCCGCAGCGGCATCACTGTCATGATCATAGCCGACCGATGGGCCGCTCTCCCCGCTGTCAGGATCGTCGAAATGTACGAAGACTGCGAGCTTGCAATTATAGTTTCGGTCGGAGTGTTTGATCGAGGCATCTTCCTTCACCGCATTCACTCCGGCAGCTTTAAGGATGGCCACGGCCTCATCAGAGATGACGGGTGTCCAGTCGATCTCGTCCCCTAGTGGTCCGGAACCTCCGGTGGCTCCGTCTGGTGTGTTTTGGTGTCCGGCTTGAATGAGGATATCGCAGTTATTGAGTGGCATGGTAATCGTCGGGTTAGTGTTTGTACGAAACAAGAGATATTGCGTGGGGGCGTTTTTTCAGATGATCATCAATTGTCAGACGGGGATTGGAACGGGGCCAATTCAGCCCGAAAACA is a window from the bacterium genome containing:
- a CDS encoding transposase, producing MRFLRHVPRASSSGVGKMTGTRKGTVATAWNARSNEFLAAFRARDLAAIDVVAVYFDGIFPGKERCVVVATAIDTEEYKHLLDFEEGSSESGVVVNGFLGRFAARGLVVGRDRRVLVLRDGSAAIQKRWVSSGPTRCSKSAWWMWSGWCVPSSPTSTSAGLWSR
- a CDS encoding peptidoglycan-binding protein, whose product is MPLNNCDILIQAGHQNTPDGATGGSGPLGDEIDWTPVISDEAVAILKAAGVNAVKEDASIKHSDRNYNCKLAVFVHFDDPDSGESGPSVGYDHDSDAAAANVWKSLYKEFFPFNETWREDNFTEDEHHYYGFSHTFTSDAEFLIEFGDLNSLRQAQWLKPRLRWLGSLLAHYLSKRSGMGDVPKPAPYDESSHPGYPIKFKLKSATFSGDPVLEAVVSGNIVLSQSPIKVNGTGPVQDALKALALAGHPNYGIDFKGNSNLRGFYGPKTVAAVRAFQSDNKLDVTGEIDDKTIKSLDVAMLVLEPPQVPEVIPQGSGVDPMNPGPGARPVGQTEPFRTSASSSGNENGSSKTTGLLGKSQLFDDGTIVVDATEQLRAVRSDGLNGTLTGQWRRVQKGKSFAVRQESYSYRGRHLPDGALFLDVDGIPTTVPAGFTATAVKKVKATRFGKGDKQDEGTGSPTMGTVQTDSEVVGGSVKISIMSAVFGNNWQDNDKRLSALIEVYFNKTRKMVRVPLVDVGPGEKAPSHAEVDLTLACDQFLGTDGLATVDYRILVPSA